The following coding sequences are from one Devosia neptuniae window:
- a CDS encoding AzlC family ABC transporter permease, with amino-acid sequence MDGAASMEQAPIRSELWRGIKGCIPVLLGIIPYALVLGAQAAQKGLSVIEVPLMTGLNFAGGSEFAAIQLWTSPPHIVLIVAITFLVNSRHLLMGAAIAPFLRHLPKRKVLPALFAMTDESWALGLADAKERAERGLQPAFSLPYYLGTALVFYVAWVAFTTLGAALGPVLGDVEAYGFDMAFPAVFLVLMAGMWKGFAAARPWLVSLVVAAVTYLVVPGAWYVAAGAVSGLIAAYVLAGDEA; translated from the coding sequence ATGGACGGCGCGGCGAGCATGGAGCAAGCCCCCATTCGTTCCGAACTCTGGCGCGGCATCAAGGGCTGCATTCCGGTTCTGCTCGGCATCATCCCCTATGCGCTGGTGCTGGGCGCGCAGGCCGCGCAAAAGGGCCTGAGCGTCATCGAAGTGCCGCTGATGACCGGGCTGAACTTTGCCGGCGGCTCGGAATTTGCCGCCATCCAGCTCTGGACCTCGCCGCCCCATATCGTGCTGATCGTGGCCATCACCTTCCTGGTCAATAGCCGGCATTTGCTGATGGGCGCGGCCATCGCGCCCTTCCTGCGTCACCTGCCCAAGCGCAAGGTCCTGCCGGCTTTATTCGCCATGACCGACGAAAGCTGGGCACTCGGCCTGGCCGATGCCAAGGAGCGGGCCGAACGCGGCCTGCAGCCGGCATTCAGCCTGCCCTATTACCTGGGCACGGCACTGGTTTTCTATGTCGCCTGGGTGGCGTTCACCACCTTGGGCGCCGCACTCGGCCCAGTGCTGGGCGACGTGGAAGCCTATGGCTTCGACATGGCGTTTCCGGCCGTGTTCCTGGTGCTGATGGCCGGCATGTGGAAGGGCTTTGCCGCAGCCCGGCCCTGGCTGGTGAGTCTGGTCGTCGCCGCGGTGACGTATCTCGTCGTGCCCGGTGCCTGGTATGTGGCCGCCGGCGCCGTGTCCGGCCTGATCGCGGCCTATGTGCTGGCGGGAGACGAGGCATGA
- a CDS encoding AzlD family protein encodes MIDPLTVLTIVLMASATYCTRIIGYLVLRNRTLSPRATALMEAAPGCVLISVIAPHFVADNPADLIAIAITLLAATRLSMLPTVIVAVAATGLLRHFIG; translated from the coding sequence ATGATCGATCCCTTGACCGTTCTCACCATCGTGCTGATGGCCTCGGCCACCTATTGCACGCGGATCATCGGCTATCTGGTGCTGCGCAATCGCACGCTCAGCCCCCGCGCCACCGCCCTCATGGAAGCGGCGCCCGGTTGCGTGCTGATTTCGGTGATCGCGCCGCATTTCGTGGCCGATAATCCCGCCGATCTGATCGCCATTGCCATCACCCTGCTCGCCGCCACGCGCCTTTCCATGCTGCCAACGGTGATTGTTGCCGTCGCCGCCACGGGGCTGTTGCGGCATTTTATTGGCTAG
- a CDS encoding Ykof family thiamine-binding protein has protein sequence MYSGAQISIYPMADDFVGVILGALSALDPYRDRLQVQTDDISTLLVGAPEVLFPAMRDLFVAAAKSGKHCVLHATISRGCPGEPDDAVCYTTEYGGPVLPLDQRKQMALDSVQAAPVTDMPSAAQFSLYVMDTNDHMDEIYGCIDFLKQSGTFDRAKNFCTKLGGDAGAVFATVQAALCRFGPPEGHVTIDLTVSANSPTPR, from the coding sequence ATGTATTCTGGCGCACAAATTTCCATTTATCCTATGGCCGACGATTTCGTCGGCGTCATTCTCGGCGCGCTGAGCGCGCTCGATCCCTATCGGGATCGGCTGCAGGTGCAGACTGACGACATCTCCACCCTGTTGGTCGGTGCGCCCGAAGTGCTGTTTCCGGCCATGCGCGATCTGTTCGTCGCGGCAGCGAAAAGCGGCAAGCATTGCGTGCTGCATGCCACCATTTCCCGCGGCTGCCCGGGCGAGCCCGATGATGCTGTCTGCTACACCACCGAATATGGCGGGCCCGTCCTGCCGCTGGACCAGCGCAAGCAGATGGCGCTGGATTCCGTGCAAGCGGCCCCCGTGACCGACATGCCGAGCGCGGCGCAATTTTCGCTCTATGTGATGGATACGAACGATCACATGGACGAAATCTACGGCTGTATCGACTTTCTCAAGCAGTCCGGCACTTTCGATCGCGCCAAGAATTTCTGCACTAAATTGGGTGGCGACGCCGGTGCGGTTTTCGCCACGGTACAGGCAGCGCTCTGCCGGTTCGGCCCGCCCGAGGGACACGTCACGATTGATCTGACAGTCTCGGCAAATAGCCCGACACCGCGCTAG
- a CDS encoding ABC transporter permease, translating to MPTSRTIASSLGRIAPALLSVGTLILAWELYARLSGISPTTLPAPSRVVAQAIQNWPALFENTLPTISATLLGFACSLAAAFIFSVLIDFFKPLRRALFPVFIISQTLPLVAIAPLIVLWFGFGLTPKIMLVALVTFFPMLVALVQGYAATEEDIESLLASMGASPLRIFLLARLPSSLPYFFAGLRISITYAVVGAIFAEYAGAAKGLGIYILNAKNNFRPDLVLAAVLVSATLTLVLFGTTILIQRLVMPWEKLAAERKP from the coding sequence ATGCCCACATCGCGCACAATCGCGTCCAGCCTCGGCAGAATCGCCCCGGCCCTGCTGTCGGTCGGCACGCTGATCCTCGCTTGGGAACTCTATGCCCGCCTCTCCGGCATTTCCCCCACCACCCTGCCGGCGCCGTCGCGCGTGGTTGCCCAGGCGATACAAAACTGGCCGGCGCTGTTCGAGAACACGCTGCCCACCATCAGCGCGACCCTGTTGGGTTTTGCCTGCTCGCTGGCTGCGGCCTTCATCTTCTCGGTGCTGATCGACTTTTTCAAACCGCTACGGCGGGCGCTGTTTCCGGTCTTCATCATCAGCCAGACGCTGCCGCTGGTCGCCATCGCCCCGCTGATCGTGCTGTGGTTCGGCTTCGGCCTGACGCCCAAGATCATGCTGGTGGCTCTGGTCACCTTCTTTCCCATGCTGGTGGCGCTGGTGCAGGGCTATGCGGCGACCGAGGAGGATATCGAGTCCCTGCTGGCCTCGATGGGCGCCTCCCCGCTGCGCATCTTCCTCCTCGCGCGGTTGCCCTCATCCCTGCCCTATTTCTTCGCCGGCCTGCGCATTTCCATCACCTACGCCGTGGTCGGCGCGATCTTTGCCGAATATGCCGGGGCGGCGAAGGGGCTGGGCATCTACATCCTCAACGCCAAGAACAATTTCCGCCCCGATCTGGTGCTGGCCGCCGTGCTGGTCAGCGCCACGCTGACCCTGGTGCTGTTCGGCACCACAATCCTGATCCAGCGGCTGGTCATGCCCTGGGAAAAGCTGGCCGCGGAGCGCAAGCCATGA
- a CDS encoding ABC transporter ATP-binding protein, translating to MSAARLELRHLHKRFGDLDVLADISLSVQPGEFVSILGPSGAGKSTIFKLLTGGLRPDGGEIFFDGVALAEETQPFAFMPQRDALMPWRRIIDNTTLGLEVQGMARQQARERVAPLFAEFGLDGFEQHYPAQLSGGMRQRAALLRTVVQDRAMLLLDEPFGALDALTRSGMQRWLETMWEHHNWTALLITHDVREAVFLSDRIYVLTERPARVLREITVPLPRPRRDLASPQASAIEADLLETLLNPPSET from the coding sequence ATGAGCGCGGCAAGGCTGGAATTGCGCCATCTGCACAAGCGCTTTGGCGACCTCGATGTGCTGGCCGATATTTCGCTATCGGTGCAGCCCGGCGAATTCGTCTCCATTCTCGGCCCCTCCGGCGCCGGAAAATCCACCATTTTCAAGCTGCTGACCGGCGGCTTGCGACCCGATGGCGGCGAGATTTTCTTCGACGGGGTGGCGCTGGCCGAGGAGACGCAACCCTTCGCCTTCATGCCGCAACGCGATGCGCTGATGCCCTGGCGGCGGATCATCGACAATACGACGCTGGGCCTTGAAGTGCAGGGCATGGCCCGCCAGCAGGCGCGCGAACGCGTCGCGCCCCTGTTCGCCGAATTCGGGCTCGATGGCTTCGAGCAGCATTACCCGGCGCAATTGTCCGGCGGCATGCGCCAGCGCGCGGCCCTGTTGCGCACCGTGGTGCAGGATCGCGCCATGCTGCTGCTCGACGAGCCGTTCGGCGCGCTCGATGCCCTCACCCGCAGCGGCATGCAGCGGTGGCTCGAAACCATGTGGGAGCACCACAATTGGACCGCCCTGTTGATCACCCATGATGTGCGCGAGGCGGTGTTCCTGTCCGACCGCATCTATGTGCTGACTGAGCGCCCCGCCCGGGTGCTGCGCGAAATCACCGTGCCCCTGCCCCGCCCGCGCCGCGACCTGGCTTCGCCCCAAGCCAGCGCCATCGAGGCCGACCTTCTCGAAACCCTGCTCAATCCCCCATCGGAGACGTGA
- a CDS encoding ABC transporter substrate-binding protein, whose amino-acid sequence MTMLSRRSFFAAMLATSLLSTPAFAQAQKVTMALDWTPNTNHIGLYVAKAKGFYTEAGLDVDILPYSDTSAGALVANHVADFGIFGTISLMSQRTAGADLVATYAVVQTETGRVVFNDDRTDIQSPKDLDGLTYGGFGSDWENALIGTIIRHDGGKGEFETVTLGTSAYEALANGAVDFTLEVYTWEGVKAELDNVAQRAFRYADFGVPDEHTTFIGSSQAYLDANPETAAAFMAATQRGYAFAVEHPDEATDILLAANEGMLDRTLIRASLQALIDGHYLQTADGVIGTIDPAKMDAIGDYLFKAGILRDADGAVVAERPDFAPYYSNAYLPE is encoded by the coding sequence GTGACCATGCTATCCCGCCGCAGTTTTTTCGCCGCCATGCTTGCTACAAGCCTGCTCAGCACACCCGCTTTCGCCCAAGCGCAAAAAGTCACCATGGCGCTCGACTGGACCCCCAACACCAATCACATCGGCCTCTATGTGGCCAAGGCCAAAGGCTTCTACACCGAGGCCGGGCTGGACGTGGATATCCTGCCCTATAGCGACACCTCGGCCGGTGCGCTGGTCGCCAATCACGTCGCCGATTTCGGTATTTTCGGCACCATATCGCTGATGAGCCAGCGCACCGCCGGCGCCGATCTGGTCGCCACCTATGCCGTGGTGCAGACCGAGACTGGCCGGGTGGTGTTCAACGATGATCGCACCGATATCCAGAGCCCCAAGGACCTCGACGGCCTCACCTATGGCGGCTTTGGCAGCGACTGGGAAAACGCGCTGATCGGCACCATCATCCGCCATGATGGCGGCAAGGGCGAATTTGAAACGGTGACCCTGGGCACCTCCGCCTATGAGGCGCTGGCCAATGGCGCGGTCGATTTCACGCTCGAAGTCTATACCTGGGAAGGGGTCAAGGCCGAGCTCGACAATGTGGCACAACGCGCCTTCCGCTATGCCGATTTCGGCGTGCCGGACGAGCACACCACCTTTATCGGCTCCAGCCAAGCCTATCTCGATGCCAATCCCGAAACCGCCGCAGCTTTCATGGCTGCAACCCAGCGCGGCTACGCTTTCGCCGTCGAACACCCTGACGAGGCAACCGACATCCTGCTGGCGGCCAATGAAGGCATGCTCGACCGCACCCTGATCCGCGCTTCGCTCCAGGCCCTGATCGACGGCCACTATCTGCAAACCGCAGATGGCGTGATCGGCACGATCGACCCGGCCAAGATGGACGCCATCGGGGATTATCTGTTCAAAGCCGGCATCCTGCGCGATGCGGATGGGGCGGTGGTCGCCGAACGGCCCGACTTCGCGCCGTACTACAGCAACGCCTACTTGCCGGAGTAA
- a CDS encoding substrate-binding domain-containing protein, producing the protein MKLAKSFLAAAVVATSIGGVAIAQDKVTIGVSVPAADHGWTGGVNYFAQQAIDRLKTTYPDVEFVFASAADAPKQIADIEDMVSTRNIDALVILPGDPDAMTSAIKQVKDAGKFVTVVDRQLSITGVENLYVAGDNPGLGANAAAYFKEALPEGGNIVILRGLPIPIDQQRFDGFMGGIEGTQIKVLDDEFANWNRDDGFKVMQDFLTRFPDIKGVWTQDDDISLGAIEAIKQAGRENEMFVVGGAGMQQILQRVKAGDKLTPIDVSYSPAMIATAIELTTSHLVSGVQVSGRYILDSTVITSENADEFLDDKSPF; encoded by the coding sequence ATGAAACTGGCTAAATCCTTTTTGGCTGCGGCTGTCGTCGCAACCAGCATTGGCGGCGTCGCCATTGCCCAGGACAAGGTGACCATCGGCGTCTCCGTTCCGGCGGCCGACCATGGCTGGACCGGCGGCGTCAACTACTTCGCGCAGCAGGCGATCGATCGCCTCAAGACCACTTATCCCGATGTCGAATTCGTCTTTGCTTCGGCGGCCGATGCGCCCAAGCAGATCGCCGACATCGAAGACATGGTCTCGACCCGCAATATCGATGCGCTGGTCATCCTGCCGGGCGATCCGGATGCGATGACTTCGGCCATCAAGCAGGTCAAGGACGCCGGCAAGTTCGTCACCGTCGTCGATCGCCAGCTCTCGATCACTGGCGTGGAAAACCTCTACGTCGCCGGTGACAATCCGGGCCTGGGCGCCAATGCCGCGGCCTATTTCAAGGAAGCACTGCCCGAGGGCGGCAATATCGTTATCCTGCGCGGCCTGCCGATCCCGATCGATCAGCAGCGCTTCGACGGCTTCATGGGCGGCATCGAAGGCACCCAGATCAAGGTGCTGGACGACGAATTCGCCAATTGGAACCGCGATGACGGCTTCAAGGTGATGCAGGACTTCCTGACCCGCTTCCCTGATATCAAGGGCGTGTGGACCCAGGACGACGACATCTCCCTGGGCGCCATCGAGGCGATCAAGCAGGCCGGCCGCGAAAATGAAATGTTCGTGGTGGGCGGCGCCGGCATGCAGCAGATCCTGCAGCGCGTGAAGGCCGGCGACAAGCTGACCCCGATCGATGTGAGCTATAGCCCGGCCATGATCGCCACGGCGATCGAGCTGACCACGTCGCACCTGGTCAGCGGCGTGCAGGTGTCGGGGCGCTATATCCTCGACTCCACCGTCATCACTTCGGAAAATGCCGACGAATTCCTGGACGACAAGAGCCCGTTCTAA
- a CDS encoding ABC transporter permease: protein MSTSAPEIAARSARGFRLDLKTVGPLLALALLVLLGISLNENFLSYSNLTNVLARSSFIGIIAIGATFVITAGGLDLSVGSMAAVIAGVMIMVMNWLIPSLGIGWSVVLAGMAAGILLGGVAGVFNGIMITRGRIEAFIVTLGTMGIFRSLVTFLANGGTLSLNFNVADVYRPVYYDGLLGVPYPIIVFALVAIAGEIVMRRTKFGRYCAAIGSNEQVARYSSINVDNVRLLTYILQGILVGVAVLLYVPRLGSASSTTGVLWELEAIAGVIIGGTTLKGGYGRVWGTVVGVVILGLIGNILNLQSLISPYLNGAFQGVIIILAVLLQRGRRTT, encoded by the coding sequence ATGAGCACATCAGCGCCTGAAATAGCGGCCAGGTCCGCACGCGGTTTCCGCCTCGATCTCAAGACCGTGGGTCCCTTGCTGGCGCTGGCGCTGCTGGTGCTGCTGGGCATTTCGCTGAACGAGAATTTCCTCAGCTACAGCAATTTGACCAACGTTCTGGCGCGCTCGTCCTTTATCGGCATCATCGCCATTGGCGCGACTTTCGTCATCACGGCTGGAGGGCTTGACCTGTCGGTCGGCTCGATGGCGGCGGTGATCGCCGGGGTCATGATCATGGTGATGAACTGGCTGATCCCCTCGCTGGGCATTGGCTGGAGCGTGGTGCTGGCCGGCATGGCAGCGGGCATCCTGCTGGGCGGGGTGGCCGGCGTGTTCAACGGCATCATGATCACGCGGGGGCGCATCGAAGCCTTTATCGTGACGCTGGGCACGATGGGCATTTTCCGCTCGCTGGTGACGTTCCTCGCCAATGGCGGCACGCTGTCGCTGAACTTCAACGTCGCCGACGTCTATCGCCCGGTCTATTACGATGGCCTGCTGGGCGTGCCCTATCCCATCATCGTCTTTGCCCTCGTGGCGATTGCCGGCGAAATCGTCATGCGCCGCACCAAGTTCGGCCGCTATTGCGCCGCCATCGGCTCCAATGAGCAGGTGGCCCGCTATTCCTCGATCAATGTCGATAATGTCCGGCTGCTGACCTATATTCTGCAGGGCATTCTGGTGGGCGTTGCCGTGCTGCTCTATGTGCCGCGCCTCGGCTCGGCCTCGAGCACCACCGGCGTGCTGTGGGAACTCGAAGCCATTGCCGGCGTGATCATCGGCGGCACCACCCTCAAGGGCGGCTATGGCCGCGTCTGGGGCACGGTGGTGGGCGTGGTGATCCTGGGGCTCATCGGCAATATCCTCAATCTGCAAAGCCTGATCAGCCCGTATCTCAATGGGGCGTTCCAAGGCGTCATCATCATTCTCGCCGTGCTGCTGCAGCGGGGTCGGCGCACGACTTAG